From a single Larimichthys crocea isolate SSNF chromosome XIII, L_crocea_2.0, whole genome shotgun sequence genomic region:
- the pdia8 gene encoding protein disulfide isomerase family A, member 8, translating into MAVSVRLFPAVSVLSCLLTAVCARRHVLELGDADFDYLAAEHETMLVMFYAPWCGHCKKLAPEFEKAATRLKGTVQLAKVDCTAHSETCGHFGVSGYPTLKIFRNGRDSAPYDGPRSADGIYQYMKKQTGPDSVHLKTEEDLQTFINHYDASIIGVFSGTDSSHLSEFLRAAALLREQFRFAHTADLNLGKNYGVNSECVLLFRPPRLSNKFEESVVVFTDYLSIGSLRRFIRDHLYGLCPHMTVENRDRLRVRDLLTAYYDLDYHHNARGSNYWRNRVMKVGSNYAGRGLTFSVANKKDFLSELEDDFGLGTSDGGELPFVTIRTKLGHKYTMREEFTRDGQSLQRFLEDYFAGRLKRYVKSEPVPEKNSAAVQVVVAESFDDVVNDPDKDVLIQFYSPSCPHCKKLEPVYRELADALSSDPSIVVSKMNAVDNDVPLGYDVQGYPTIYFAPMGKKDEPIRYEGGRELKDFLKFVKREVSHSLRFRAANDEL; encoded by the exons ATGGCGGTCTCTGTCCGCCTCTTTCCCGCCGTTTCGGTGCTGTCCTGTCTGCTCACCGCGGTGTGCGCACGCAGACACGTGCTCGAGCTCGGGGACGCGGATTTCGACTACCTGGCAGCGGAGCACGAGACCATGCTGGTGATGTTCTACGCTCCATG gTGTGGTCACTGTAAGAAGTTGGCTCCAGAGTTTGAGAAAGCAGCGACCAGACTGAAGGGAACGGTGCAGCTGGCAAAG GTGGACTGCACAGCTCACTCAGAGACCTGTGGTCATTTCGGGGTATCTGGTTATCCCACACTGAAGATCTTCAGGAATGGGAGAGACTCCGCCCCCTACGATGGACCTCGCAGTGCAG atgggATCTATCAGTACATGAAGAAGCAGACCGGTCCAGACTCAGTTCAcctgaagactgaagaagaccTGCAGACCTTCATCAACCACTACGATGCCAGTATCATTG gtgtgttttcaggtACAGACAGCTCTCACCTGTCAGAGTTTCTgagagctgcagctctgctgagAGAACAGTTCAGATTTGCTCACACTGCTGATCTGAATCTGGGAAAGAATTACGGAGTTAACTCAGA gtgtgtgttgttgttcagaCCTCCCAGACTGTCCAATAAGTTTGAGGAAAGCGTCGTTGTCTTCACAGACTATCTGAGCATTGGCTCTCTGAGACGCTTCATCAGAGATCATCT ttatGGTCTGTGTCCTCACATGACTGTGGAGAACAGAGACCGTCTGAGAGTTCGTGACCTGCTGACGGCATACTACGACCTGGACTACCACCACAACGCCCGGGGGTCCAACTACTGGAggaacag GGTGATGAAGGTGGGGTCTAACTACGCTGGGCGGGGCCTAACGTTTTCAGTAGCCAATAAGAaggacttcctgtctgagctGGAGGACGACTTCGGTCTGGGAACGTCAGACGGAGGAGAGCTGCCGTTCGTCACGATCCGGACCAAACTGGGCCACAAGTACACCATGAGAGAGGAGTTCAC gagGGATGGTCAGTCCTTGCAGAGGTTTCTAGAAGATTACTTTGCAGGTCGACTCAAACGTTACGTGAAGTCTGAACCTGTACCTGAGAAGAACTCTGCTGCTGTCCAG GTGGTTGTTGCTGAGTCGTTCGATGACGTGGTCAATGACCCGGATAAAGATGTTCTGATCCAGTTTTACTCTCCGTCTTGTCCACACTGTAAGAAACTGGAACCGGTCTACAGAGAGCTGGCTGACGCG ctgtcgTCTGATCCCAGCATCGTGGTCTCGAAGATGAACGCTGTCGATAACGACGTCCCACTTGGCTACGACGTCCAGGG gTATCCGACCATTTATTTTGCTCCGATGGGTAAGAAGGACGAACCAATCAGATACGAG GGTGGACGGGAACTCAAAGACTTTCTGAAGTTTGTAAAGCGTGAAGTGAGTCACAGTCTGAGGTTCAGAGCGGCCAATGACGAGCTCTGA
- the cct3 gene encoding T-complex protein 1 subunit gamma: MFGQQVLVLNQNIKRESGRKVQTGNINAAKTIADVIRTCLGPRAMMKMLLDPMGGIVMTNDGNAILREIQVQHPAAKSMIEISRTQDEEVGDGTTSVIILAGEMLSVAEQFLEQQMHPTVIISAYRRALEDMLDTLKEISIPVDTSDRSMMLKIVHSAINTKALSRWSELACSIALDAVRTVELEENGRKEIDIKKYAKVEKVPGGIIEDSYVLKGVMVNKDVTHPRMRRLIKNPRIVLLDCSLEYKKGESQTDIEISKEEDFARILQMEEEYIQQICEDVIRLKPDLLFTEKGISDLAQHYLMKANITAIRRVRKTDNNRIARACGARIVSRTDELREEDVGTGAGLFEVKKIGDEYFTFVTECKDPKACTILLRGASKEILAEVERNLQDAMQVCRNVLLDPLLLLGGGAVEMAVSKRLMERSRALTGVEQWPYRAVAQALEVIPRTLIQNCGASTIRVLTSLRAKHTQENSVSWGVDGETGCLSDMSVLGIWEPFAVKAQTYKTAMETAILLLRIDDIVSGHKKKDKDGQMGGPGAE, encoded by the exons ATGTTCGGGCAGCAGGTTTTAGTGCTCA ATCAGAACATAAAGAGAGAGTCGGGACGGAAAGTCCAGACCGGGAACATCAACGCTGCCAAG acCATTGCAGATGTGATCAGAACCTGCCTCGGCCCGCGGGCCATGATGAAG atgttgCTGGACCCGATGGGAGGAATCGTGATGACCAACGATGGAAATGCAATCCTCAgagag atCCAGGTTCAGCATCCTGCAGCCAAGTCTATGATTGAGATCAGCCGCACCCAGGACGAGGAGGTCGGAGACGGGACCACGTCCGTCATCATCTTAG ctggagAGATGTTGTCTGTGGCCGAGCAGTTTCTGGAGCAGCAGATGCATCCGACCGTCATCATCAGCGCCTACAGACGAGCTCTGGAGGACATGTTGGACACGCTGAAGGAGATCAG CATTCCTGTGGACACGTCGGACCGCTCCATGATGCTGAAGATCGTCCACTCGGCCATCAACACCAAAGCGCTGAGTCGCTGGTCTGAGCTCGCCTGCAGCATCGCTCTGGACGCCGTTCGCACCGTGGAGCTCGAGGAGAACGGACGCAAAGAGATCGACATCAAGAAGTACGCCAAAGTGGAAAAG gttCCAGGTGGGATCATCGAGGACTCGTACGTGCTGAAAGGTGTGATGGTGAACAAAGACGTGACACACCCGAGGATGAGACGCCTCATCAAAAATCCACGAATCGTCCTGCTGGACTGTTCACTGGAGTACAAGAAGGGCGAGagccag acagacatagagaTCAGTAAGGAGGAGGACTTTGCGAGGATCCTGCAGATGGAGGAAGAATACATCCAACAGATCTGTGAGGACGTCATCCGCCTGAAGCCAGACCTGCTGTTCACGGAGAAGGGCATCtccg ATCTGGCTCAGCACTACCTGATGAAGGCGAACATCACCGCCATCCGCCGTGTGAGGAAGACTGACAACAACCGCATCGCCAG ggcaTGTGGGGCTCGCATCGTCAGCCGGACCGACGAGCTGCGTGAGGAAGATGTTGGAACGGGGGCGGGGCTGTTTGAGGTGAAGAAGATCGGAGACGAGTACTTCACCTTCGTCACCGAGTGTAAAGACCCCAAAGCCTGCACCATCCTGCTGCGAGGAGCGAGCAAGGAGATCCTCGCT gaggtggagaggaacCTTCAGGATGCCATGCAGGTGTGTCGTAACGTGCTGCTCGACCCGCTGCTGTTGCTCGGCGGCGGCGCCGTGGAGATGGCGGTGTCAAAGCGTCTGATGGAGCGTTCCCGTGCTCTGACCGGCGTCGAACAGTGGCCGTACCGTGCTGTGGCCCAGGCTCTGGAGGTCATCCCCCGAACCCTGATCCAGAACTGTGGAGCCTCCACCATCAGGGTGCTGACATCACTGAGg GCCAAGCACACTCAGGAGAACAGCGTCAGTTGGGGTGTGGATGGTGAGAcaggctgtctgtctgacatgtCTGTTTTGGGCATCTGGGAGCCGTTTGCCGTCAAAGCTCAGACCTACAAGACCGCCATGGAG acGGCCATCTTGTTGCTGCGTATTGATGACATCGTCTCTGGTCacaagaagaaagacaaagacggTCAGATGGGAGGACCGGGAGCCGAGTAG